From the Falco rusticolus isolate bFalRus1 unplaced genomic scaffold, bFalRus1.pri scaffold_100_arrow_ctg1, whole genome shotgun sequence genome, one window contains:
- the LOC119141955 gene encoding olfactory receptor 14A16-like: MSNSSSITQFLLLALADTRELQLLHFWLSLGIYLAALMANGLIITTVVCNHHLHTPMYFFLLNLSLLDLGSISTILPKAMANSLWDTRDISYSGCAAQHLLILFFISAEYFLLTVMAYDRYVAICQPLHYGTLLGSRACVHMAAAAWASGFLHAVLHTANTLSLPLCHGNALGQVFCEIPQILKLSCSHTYLREVGLIGASAFLYFGCFIFIVLSYVQIFRAVLRIPSEQGRHKAFSTCLPHLAVVSLFLSTGTFAYLKPPSISSPSLDLVVAVLYAVVPPAVNPLIYSMRNEELKGAMCKLIAGCSSEGIKL, from the coding sequence atgtccaacagcagctccatcacccagttcctcctcctggcaTTGGCAGACACgcgggagctgcagctcttgcacTTCTGGCTCTCCCTGGGCATCTACCTGGCTGCCCTCATGGCCAACGGCCTCATCATCACCACCGTAGTGTGCAACCACCACCTGCACACCCCCAtgtacttcttcctcctcaaccTCTCCCTCCTCGACCTGGGCTCCATCTCCACCATTCTCCCCAAAGCCATGGCCAACTCCCTCTGGGACACCAGGGACATCTCCTACTCAGGATGTGCTGCACAGCACTTACTgattctctttttcatttcagcagagtattttcttctcactgtGATGGCCTATGACCGCTACgtggccatctgccagcccctgcactACGGgaccctgctgggcagcagagcttgtgtccacatggcagcagctgcctgggccaGTGGGTTTCtccatgctgtgctgcacacGGCCAATACACTGTCACTGCCGCTCTGCCACGGCAATGCCCTGGGACAGGTCTTCTGTGAAATCCCACAGATCCTCAAGCTCTCCTGCTCACACACCTACCTCAGGGAAGTGGGGCTTATTGGGGCTAGTGCCTTTTTGTACTTTGGGTGTTTCATTTTCATCGTGCTGTCCTACGTGCAGAtcttcagggctgtgctgaggatCCCCTCTGAGCAGGGACGGCACAAAGCCTTTTCCACGTGCCTCCCTCACCTGGCCGTGGTCTCCCTCTTTCTCAGCACTGGCACGTTTGCCTACCTGAAGCccccctccatctcctccccatccctggaccTGGTGGTGGCAGTTCTGTACGCGGTGGTGCCTCCAGCAGTGAACCCCCTCATCTACAGCATGAGGAATGAGGAGCTCAAGGGTGCAATGTGCAAACTGATAGCTGGATGTTCTTctgaaggaataaaattatga